A genome region from Hymenobacter tibetensis includes the following:
- the rplT gene encoding 50S ribosomal protein L20, translated as MPRSVNHVASRHRRKKVMRLAKGYFGRRKNVWTVAKNAVEKGLLYAYRDRKAKKREFRALWIQRINAGAREHGLSYSQLMGGLKKVGIDLNRKVLADLALNHPEAFKGIVDKVK; from the coding sequence ATGCCAAGAAGTGTCAACCATGTGGCCTCGCGCCACCGTCGTAAAAAAGTAATGCGTTTGGCGAAAGGCTATTTTGGCCGTCGCAAAAACGTATGGACCGTTGCCAAGAACGCTGTCGAGAAGGGTTTGCTGTATGCTTACCGCGACCGTAAGGCTAAAAAGCGTGAGTTCCGTGCCCTCTGGATTCAGCGTATCAACGCTGGTGCTCGTGAGCATGGTCTTTCTTACTCGCAGTTGATGGGCGGCCTAAAGAAAGTAGGCATCGACCTCAACCGTAAGGTGCTAGCTGACTTGGCTCTGAACCATCCTGAAGCCTTCAAAGGCATCGTGGACAAAGTTAAGTAA
- a CDS encoding glycoside hydrolase family 3 protein, which yields MKAANAEFKILFARKRTKKPQTTLLFLVTGTAVCAVFSAFQGFQQAASLPWAQPVLGTRSATIIELGKFKFKDLNKNGHLDAYEDWRLPAEARAQDLLARMTVEDKVGFMLISSTRLQNDWTFEAPKSKAPITSEFNEEDLVTGTNMFTRKQLPVPIMNAAGTTKAVSQFHLRHFILRANVSACMTAEWANRLQALCESQPLGIPAIIASNPRNHITAAAAVGTSVGTTAFSQWPGELGLSAMRDLKLTREFADIARQEWAATGLRKGYMYMADLATEPRWQRVEGTFGENAEWVAQMMTQIILGFQGPTLGPSSVALTTKHFPGGGAGQGGQDPHFDWGKKEVFPGGMLSNNLLPFKAAIKAGTSAIMPYYSMPIGTKYEQIAYAYNKGVIQDLLRQELRFKGIINSDTGPIEMMPWGAEELSITQRYHRALQVGVNLFSGTADPAELLKTIKAYPADLALVEDSVRRLLLEKFALGLFENPYVNEAAAEQIVNNATFKARAAVALRKSIVLLRNETKTLPLKAKTKVYFESYQKPNSPASGASTIYSAKDVQYPVEFVATPEEADVVLLWLKPRGQSLFASDGSPLHLSLSKNAVEVEYVKALLAKKPTILAINYSNPWVTDEVYNPASIGNCKGIVATFGTTPEALLDIVTGRFKPTGKMPFSTPVSEEAAQKQLEDVPGYKEPAGYALFNYDEGLSY from the coding sequence ATGAAAGCTGCAAATGCCGAGTTCAAGATTCTCTTCGCCCGCAAGCGCACCAAAAAACCGCAAACAACGCTGCTGTTTCTTGTTACGGGCACTGCTGTATGCGCAGTGTTTAGTGCTTTCCAAGGGTTTCAGCAAGCGGCTAGCCTGCCATGGGCGCAGCCAGTTTTGGGCACTCGGTCAGCTACGATTATTGAATTAGGAAAATTCAAATTCAAGGACTTAAACAAAAACGGCCACCTAGACGCTTACGAAGACTGGCGGTTGCCGGCAGAAGCACGAGCACAAGACCTACTTGCCCGCATGACGGTGGAAGACAAGGTTGGCTTTATGCTAATCAGTTCCACTCGCCTCCAGAACGATTGGACGTTTGAAGCGCCAAAGTCGAAAGCGCCCATCACCAGCGAGTTCAACGAGGAAGATTTAGTTACCGGAACCAACATGTTCACGCGCAAACAACTGCCGGTTCCCATCATGAATGCCGCTGGCACTACCAAGGCAGTTAGCCAGTTTCATTTGCGCCATTTCATTTTACGGGCCAATGTTAGCGCCTGCATGACAGCAGAGTGGGCCAATCGGTTACAAGCCTTGTGCGAAAGTCAGCCGTTGGGCATCCCCGCCATTATAGCTTCCAACCCTCGCAACCACATTACCGCGGCGGCCGCAGTTGGCACCAGCGTAGGCACCACAGCATTCTCGCAATGGCCTGGCGAGTTGGGCTTATCCGCTATGCGTGATTTGAAACTGACCCGCGAGTTTGCCGACATTGCCCGACAAGAGTGGGCCGCTACCGGTTTGCGCAAAGGCTACATGTACATGGCGGACTTAGCTACCGAACCCCGTTGGCAGCGGGTAGAAGGCACGTTCGGAGAAAACGCCGAGTGGGTGGCCCAAATGATGACCCAGATTATTCTTGGCTTTCAAGGCCCCACGCTTGGTCCCTCTTCCGTGGCACTCACCACCAAGCACTTTCCGGGTGGAGGGGCCGGCCAAGGTGGCCAAGACCCGCACTTTGATTGGGGCAAGAAAGAAGTGTTTCCGGGTGGTATGCTATCCAACAACCTGCTTCCTTTCAAAGCCGCTATTAAAGCCGGTACCTCTGCCATCATGCCCTACTATTCGATGCCCATTGGCACCAAGTACGAGCAGATTGCTTATGCCTACAACAAGGGTGTGATTCAAGACCTATTGCGCCAGGAACTAAGGTTCAAGGGCATCATCAACTCCGACACGGGACCTATCGAAATGATGCCTTGGGGTGCCGAAGAGTTGTCTATCACCCAGCGCTACCACCGTGCCCTGCAAGTAGGCGTCAATCTGTTTTCCGGTACCGCCGACCCAGCAGAACTACTCAAAACTATTAAAGCCTACCCAGCCGATCTTGCCCTTGTTGAGGATTCTGTTCGGCGTTTGTTGCTGGAGAAATTCGCTTTGGGACTATTCGAAAACCCATACGTCAACGAAGCCGCCGCCGAACAGATAGTGAACAATGCCACTTTCAAAGCACGTGCAGCAGTAGCTCTACGCAAATCCATTGTGCTACTACGCAACGAGACGAAAACATTGCCTCTAAAGGCGAAAACGAAAGTGTATTTCGAATCCTACCAGAAACCGAATAGTCCGGCATCCGGTGCCAGCACCATTTATTCCGCCAAGGATGTTCAGTACCCAGTGGAGTTTGTAGCTACCCCAGAAGAAGCAGATGTGGTGCTGCTGTGGCTCAAACCAAGGGGCCAGTCTTTGTTTGCCTCGGATGGGTCTCCGCTTCATCTTTCTCTATCAAAGAATGCTGTAGAGGTAGAATATGTAAAGGCACTACTTGCGAAGAAGCCAACTATTCTAGCTATCAACTACAGTAATCCATGGGTCACTGATGAAGTGTACAACCCGGCTAGCATAGGCAACTGCAAAGGGATAGTAGCGACTTTCGGTACCACTCCTGAGGCCCTGTTGGATATCGTAACCGGCAGGTTTAAGCCTACTGGCAAAATGCCTTTCTCAACCCCCGTTTCAGAGGAAGCAGCTCAAAAGCAGTTGGAGGATGTACCAGGCTATAAAGAACCAGCAGGATATGCCTTGTTCAACTACGACGAAGGATTATCCTATTGA
- a CDS encoding glycoside hydrolase family 88 protein, translating to MKNILIGVGLTVLSTQAFGQAAPIKKTLKLAETQASLLLKQVPQAMQAKPAAPGKPAPVSPRTLTPDGELALVPSRDWTSGFFPGYLWLLYEATGRQKWRAAAETYTANIEPEKTNATTHDMGFKVYCSFGTGYRLTQDPAYRAVILEAARTLSTRFNPKVGALRSWDHHRDTWGYPVIIDNMLNLELLFAATRLSGDSSFYRIAVSHANTTLRNHFRPDFSSYHVVDYDTLTGQVAKKTTHQGFANESAWARGQAWALYGYTMCYRETKNKAYLVQAEKVARFIFNHPNLPKDLIPYWDFNAPNIPNEPRDASAGAVIASALYELSAYSPANSALYRNKAELITSNLTKHYTAKPGSSHGFLLLHSTGSKPANSEVDVPLIYADYYFLEALLRSKNSGVGNGLSNK from the coding sequence ATGAAAAACATTCTCATAGGCGTTGGATTGACCGTACTAAGTACCCAAGCATTCGGTCAGGCGGCTCCAATTAAAAAGACACTGAAACTTGCTGAAACGCAAGCTTCCCTATTGCTAAAGCAAGTGCCTCAAGCCATGCAGGCGAAGCCTGCGGCTCCCGGCAAGCCCGCTCCTGTCTCGCCTCGCACGCTCACACCCGACGGTGAACTGGCGTTGGTGCCTTCTCGCGACTGGACCAGCGGTTTTTTTCCTGGGTACCTCTGGCTGCTGTATGAGGCCACCGGCAGGCAGAAGTGGCGAGCTGCCGCTGAAACCTACACAGCCAACATCGAGCCCGAGAAAACCAACGCCACCACGCACGACATGGGCTTCAAGGTGTATTGTAGCTTCGGGACCGGCTACCGTCTCACCCAAGACCCCGCCTACCGCGCTGTTATTCTGGAGGCCGCACGTACGCTGAGCACACGCTTCAACCCCAAAGTAGGTGCGCTCCGCTCCTGGGACCACCACCGCGACACTTGGGGCTATCCGGTCATCATCGACAACATGCTGAACCTGGAGTTGCTCTTTGCCGCCACCCGGCTGTCCGGCGACTCCTCGTTCTACCGAATAGCCGTCAGCCATGCCAACACCACGCTACGCAACCACTTCCGCCCCGACTTCAGCTCCTATCACGTCGTCGACTACGACACACTCACGGGCCAAGTAGCCAAGAAAACCACCCACCAGGGCTTCGCGAATGAGTCGGCATGGGCCCGTGGGCAGGCGTGGGCGCTCTACGGATACACCATGTGCTACCGCGAAACCAAAAACAAAGCCTACTTAGTCCAAGCTGAGAAGGTGGCCCGCTTTATTTTCAATCATCCCAACTTACCCAAGGACCTGATTCCCTATTGGGATTTCAACGCGCCCAACATCCCCAACGAGCCGCGTGATGCCTCGGCGGGCGCTGTTATTGCGTCGGCGCTATACGAGCTTAGTGCCTACAGCCCTGCCAACTCGGCTCTCTACCGCAACAAAGCCGAGTTAATAACCAGCAACTTAACCAAACACTACACGGCCAAACCAGGCAGCAGTCATGGGTTTTTATTACTGCACAGCACTGGTTCTAAGCCCGCCAACAGCGAGGTGGACGTACCCCTCATTTATGCCGATTATTACTTCTTGGAAGCGTTGCTAAGAAGCAAGAACAGCGGAGTTGGCAACGGCCTATCCAACAAGTAA
- a CDS encoding alginate lyase family protein produces MSCHYNSRKRPLGSGSGLTATATRIVLLLLVLVSAFRESDASSKPANRLQRQAVAVLRAQVLAQAAWALQQAPVTVTSSSCPRSAGGPHDFFSEGDYWWPDPNNPTGPYVQRDGQTNPENFVAHRRAMIRFSRIVGALASAYQLTHDEQYARQALVHLRAWFTDPATRMHPSLQYAQAIMGRFTGRGIGIIDTIQLLEVAQGVLVLQQSKAFNHQDLAGIKGWFAQYLTWLTTHPYGKDEMHAANNHGTCWVMQVAAFARLTGNQELLTFCRERYKTVLLPTQMAVNGSFPLETKRTKPYGYSLFNLDAMVMLCQILSVPHDNLWTYQTPDGRSIRRGIEYLYPYVADKQAWPFPKDVMYWHNWPVAHPFLVLGAVQFGNNSWLATWQRLDHAPEVEEVIRNLPVRNPLIWLK; encoded by the coding sequence TCTTGCTGCTACTAGTGCTGGTAAGTGCTTTCCGCGAGTCCGATGCGAGCAGCAAGCCAGCTAATCGGCTCCAGCGCCAAGCCGTGGCCGTGTTGCGGGCGCAGGTGCTCGCGCAGGCGGCGTGGGCCCTCCAGCAAGCTCCGGTTACCGTAACCAGCAGCAGTTGCCCCCGTAGCGCAGGCGGCCCCCACGACTTCTTCTCCGAGGGCGACTATTGGTGGCCGGACCCCAACAACCCCACGGGCCCTTACGTCCAGCGCGATGGCCAGACCAATCCGGAAAACTTCGTGGCCCACCGCCGCGCCATGATCCGCTTTAGTCGCATTGTGGGTGCGCTGGCGTCGGCCTACCAGCTAACCCACGACGAGCAATATGCGCGTCAGGCCTTGGTACATCTGCGGGCGTGGTTCACCGATCCGGCAACGCGCATGCATCCGTCTTTGCAGTACGCGCAAGCCATTATGGGCCGGTTCACGGGCCGCGGCATTGGCATTATCGATACCATTCAGCTACTCGAAGTGGCGCAGGGCGTGCTGGTGCTGCAACAGTCCAAGGCCTTCAATCACCAGGACCTAGCGGGTATCAAAGGGTGGTTTGCGCAGTACCTGACCTGGCTCACGACGCACCCGTACGGCAAAGACGAAATGCATGCTGCCAACAACCACGGCACCTGTTGGGTGATGCAGGTGGCCGCTTTCGCTCGCCTCACAGGCAACCAAGAATTGCTTACGTTCTGCCGAGAGCGGTATAAGACGGTGCTCCTGCCCACCCAAATGGCAGTCAACGGGTCCTTTCCATTGGAGACCAAGCGCACCAAGCCCTACGGCTATTCCCTGTTCAACCTGGATGCCATGGTGATGCTATGCCAGATATTAAGCGTTCCGCACGACAACCTTTGGACCTACCAAACCCCGGATGGCCGCAGTATCCGTCGCGGCATTGAATACCTCTACCCCTACGTAGCCGATAAGCAGGCTTGGCCCTTCCCTAAGGATGTCATGTACTGGCATAATTGGCCGGTGGCCCACCCGTTTCTAGTGCTTGGAGCAGTCCAGTTCGGCAACAACTCCTGGTTGGCCACCTGGCAGCGCCTCGACCATGCCCCGGAGGTCGAAGAAGTGATTCGCAACCTGCCGGTGCGCAACCCCCTGATTTGGCTCAAGTAG